The Canis lupus baileyi chromosome 37, mCanLup2.hap1, whole genome shotgun sequence DNA window CCAAGGGACTCTTTCTGGCCCATTTCAATACCACTTCTAATTCCATTGCAATATGGGAAAAGCCTAGGGGTTGAAAACCAAGAGAGAAATCATTTTCTCAATAGAAAGAGaacatcaggggaaaaaaagctacATGAAGCTATGTGATTCGGTGCTACCTCTGTGAAGGTACTTTTTATTGAGTCTTACTTACCAACTTTAAACCAATTTCACTTGGTTTTCTGATGTCATCTAATTATAAGGAACTAGTCATGTTCTTGGTCCTGTTACTCTTGTGGGTGATTTGGAGAACCTGATGCACCCATGCACTGTCTTTCTAGCACAACCCTTTTAATTTAGGATGTGTGATAGAAGAGAGGAAGGGACTTTTGAAGGAGGAAAGGAACAACACTATTtgtactttaattttttgagaaaagatgTTGACACTGTGCTTGCGGAAggacttttcttctctctttttttttaataaatttattttttattggtgttcaatttgccaccatatagcataacacccagtgctcatcctatcaagtgcccccctcagtgccggtcacccagtcacccccatcccccacccacctccctttctaccacccctagttcgtctcccagagttaggagtctctcatgttctgtctccctttctgatatttcccactcgttttttcttttcttaacctGACATTGAAAACAGAAGAGCTACTATCGTTAAAGTTTGGTTGGTAACCAAGAACCAAATTTACACACTAAATCTCAAGTCACGAGGAATACTCAAGCATAAAACCCCGGAGTTACTTGAGTGTGTGATTGGATTTTACATTGCCTTTGAAGATGGAGACATCCAGCATGGGTTAGAGCGTTTGAtgaattggtttttgtttttctttttttaaacttgcaATTCAGGAAGGCCCCACCTACAAGCAGGATATCCTTTCTCCCTGAACCAGGATGCCATCCAGCGTCTCGGAAAGGAAGGAGGCAAAGCTGCAGGAGACCTCCTGTTAGACTGTAATGCATCCCTTGCAGAATCACACCTGAGGGATCACTGATCCTGTGTGGTACTTGCCTTCCTCCCTGGAGGATGTCTTTGGGGGAGCTCTTCCTTTCCTCCAAAGGAAATGGAATGCATTCACCAAGGCTAATGGTCAACCCAGAATCCAGACTCACCAGAATTTTTACCTTCCTACAAATTCCAGGGTCTTCTGCAGTGAAAGGCATAGGTAGAGACAAAGGGGGGTCTTCTTACCTGGGCCCTCATTTGGTAGTTGGAGAGATTTGAGTTTCCAAGAGGTTATATGACTTACAAGGAGTCATACAGTTGCTCTGAGAAGCTATAAAGCAGCATATGACAAACCTATGGCAAAAATGTTTTCctcgggatccttgggtggctcagcagtttggcgcctgcctttggtgtgatcctggagtcccaggattgagtcccgcattgggctccctgcatggagcctgcttctccctctgcctgtgtctctgcctctctctctctctctctctctgtgtctctcatgaataaataaataaaatcttaaaaaaaaatgttttcctctccTGTGCTTATCTACATATCAATCTTGGTCTCTCACCTTGTCTATTGGACTAGGGCtggaaaggagaaggaggctaaggagatttaaaaaaaaaaaaaaaaaaaggaagagggtgAAAGATTCCTTCTTCCCTTGGTTTTCTTCTATTGATTTGACAGACTGACTGTCCACCTGTCACAGTAACCAGGAACATTTAACTCCAGCCCAAATCCACATTtgtcgttttttaaaaaagagagattccAGATTTTGTTAAGTTCATGAAATGCCTTCATCTCAGACCATATGTAAGAAACCACATAGCTAGTACTGACTTTTTAGACATCAAAAGGGAATAGTGAGAACAGAAAGGGactacatatttaaatatgaaaatcagCCTCTAAGGCCCTGAAGCGCCCAAATTATCTGCAGATGATGGAACAACAGACAAGAGGTGAAAGTGGGGTCATGCAGAGAGGGAGgtcaggagagagagagctcacagtACAAGAGCAAACCCTGTTCACCAGGCCAGTCACCCTGGGATTCAGAGACCAAACACGGTATTTTCCAGAGAATACTGGCATGTTTATCGCCCAGCAGGCCCTACCCTGCAGCCTGAGAGCACCTACCAGTGTTTCCAAGTTGGCAGCCCCCCAAAACCAGAACAAtgattgcttttctcttgctataATAATGCTGTTGAGTTCATCAGAgatccattttgtatttttttattgagtcCAAAGCATGCGATTTCCTTCAGAGGAAATCCTATCATGTTTTATgtagcttaaaaaataattgatctcGTCCATTAGTAAAGGCAGAAATGTTTTGATGAGAGAAGGAGCTGCTCCTAGAATCTCATTTGTGATCTGAagtaagatgttaaaaaaaaaaaaacccacaaaactctACACGTGTGATACAGCATATGTATGAGtccaaatattttcaattcagtGGGTCTTAGGGAGACAACCATGGTGTGAAGCCTTATgcttgtccattcattcattcattctatcactcaatcatttatttaatttatccaCCATGCAGTAGATAACAAGATAGAAAATGACCCCAACATCATGGAGCTTATAATGCAGAGGAGGCCAAGAACAAACCcatgcaaataagtaaatatgattATTCCGAATGAAAAAAATGGTTGTTCCAAATTCCTTTGAAAGAAGaacagtggggtggggtggtgagcTCAACCTCTGTGAGCTATAGACATCTGGCTGACAAAAAGCCTATAAAGGTCTGGGGGTAGGAAAGAGATTGGCTGAGGCCAAGGCCCTGGCGTAAGAGCGAGTCTGACAAATCTGGGGGAGAGCAAGACCACCACCATGGACTGAGAACAGTAATACCTATTGTGGCAAAGATGTAGCAAGATGCACACAAGAGACCATGATCAGTTGTCAGGCAATACTGCTGAAAGGTATTACTTGGCCACGCCAGGCCCCGATTCTGCGTCTGGAAAGGATCCAGAGCGAGAACCATGGATTTCACTTTTCATCCTCTACGTCCACTACGAAGGACCAGGCTCTTGAAAAGCCTTTCCAAGTACACCACGTGCCATTATGTGAAACACGGAATCGCACATACCTGGGATCCTATTGAGTGTCACCCAGAAATGTTCATCAGGACTAAAAGTGTCTTTGGACCACTGGAGCAAGTCAACAGCCCGTGGGTCGTGGAGGACGAAGTCGGTAAACTCTCTTGATAGAGCAACATAGGCAGAGCCAAAGTAAATGGTGAGATtatggggagggggtggtttcAACGCTGTGGTTCTGATCACATAGGAAAGCTCTTTGCCCAGGTGCTCCCGGTGGACGTACTTGGTGCGGCCGATGGCGTGACTGGGGGGCAGCACCCCGGGGGTGATGTTTTTCCCTCTATAACCCTTCAGATACCGAACGATCTCCTTGTTGGTCTTCAGGGGGAAATCCTGGCCACACGTGTTGATGGCGtacttccagggcacctgggaggccgCGAGGTCCTTGAGGCAGTTCAGGTCGGCCTGGAGCCTGGAGATGCCCCCGTAGACCACGGGCTCCATCCTCGAGGCCAGGAAGGCGTTGGGGAAGCAGCTCAGCAGCTGCTCTACTGCATCTTTAAATTCAGCTGTCGCCTTTTCATCCACATGCACACAGTAGACATTCTGGGGCATGTAAATGGCTCTAAAGAGCCTGGCGAAGGTCTCGAAATGGTGATGGATGACCATGGTGTACGCCAAAGCAAAGTCAGCCTCTTCTTTAGATAAAGGGGCCGTGATGTAGTGGCTCCGGGTCAGGTAATCCCTGCACGAAGTCCTCTGGTGGATCATCAGTTTGTTTCTCCACGGGAACGGCGCTTTGCCTTTGATAAAGGATGTGCAAACCTGAGTCAGCATCAGAGCCTCCGAGTGATTCAGCTTCTGGAAGCTTTGCTCTCCCCCAGGACCCAACATGTAGCACACGATAAAAACGACCACGCAGGAGACGGAAGCTATGAAGAGGTAGCGCGTGGATGAAGGCATGCCTCCCAGGGGGGCGAGGCTGCAAGACGGCCAGGATCGGCAAGTCCTTCCCCAGACTTTCTTCTGCCTCGGAGTCCTGGCTTCGGCACATGCTCCGGTGCCTCCTGGCCCGAGGGAGCGCGGGGAACTGAGTCAGTGTCACCCGGGAGGCCTCCCCGGGCTGATACCAGCAGCCTCGTTCTGCTACTGGATCGCCTTTGTCCACAGCCCGGTGGCAGGTCCCCGAAGCccagcctcccccccccacctcctgcctgcaCCTGCTGGCCGCCGCCCCCCAGCTCCGGCAGCTCCTGTCCCCCCGCAGATTTGGCTTCTCAGATGTACTGCCTTGGAGTTGCCCGTGTGtctgccccccccaacccccacacccTCGTTTTGGCCACGCAGGGAATTAGCCCAGCGAAAGCCAAAGTTGAAATAATGTGCTCTGGCAGGCGTGCTGCTTCCTGCTAGTCATCCCCAGGCCGCTGTCCCGTGGGGCTGTCCCCTCTGGTGGCTCCTGGCAGTCACCTGGCCCTGCGACCCTTCCTGCACAATCCACGGGATGCAGCGCGGCCCCCCTTCTCAAAcccttaatgaaaaaaaaaatgctctaatGACAAAAGCCACCGAGGTGACAAGATCTGAAATGAAAAGCAACAGCATCCATCGCGGCTCCTTTGTAATGCTTTGGGGCCCGCCCTACCTTTTTCTAGAACAAGAGATGACGGGATTTCCAGTCCTAGGGGACGGGCCACTGCAGGTTCCCCATCCTGGGACTTTGAGATTAGGTGccagcccctctcctccccttgggAGGTCCATGGCGGTGCTTTGTCACAGGGTGCTGGAGCCACACGAACAAGTCCCAGGTGACCTCCTCTCGTTTACTTAGGGCTTTAAAGCTTCCCTGGAATGAATTTGAATCCTGGCCACAAGTGATGTTCAGATTAGGGGACCTGGGGGGCACTCGAGTCTTAAACACCCAGAGAACATCAGCTGATCCTCAGAGAAGGGTTTTGTACCTGCCCACGCAGGCTTGTTGACCACCTAGGAAATGAACGCTGTTTCCCCCACCTGTAAAGGTAGTATTTTGGCT harbors:
- the GCNT2 gene encoding N-acetyllactosaminide beta-1,6-N-acetylglucosaminyl-transferase isoform X2, producing the protein MPSSTRYLFIASVSCVVVFIVCYMLGPGGEQSFQKLNHSEALMLTQVCTSFIKGKAPFPWRNKLMIHQRTSCRDYLTRSHYITAPLSKEEADFALAYTMVIHHHFETFARLFRAIYMPQNVYCVHVDEKATAEFKDAVEQLLSCFPNAFLASRMEPVVYGGISRLQADLNCLKDLAASQVPWKYAINTCGQDFPLKTNKEIVRYLKGYRGKNITPGVLPPSHAIGRTKYVHREHLGKELSYVIRTTALKPPPPHNLTIYFGSAYVALSREFTDFVLHDPRAVDLLQWSKDTFSPDEHFWVTLNRIPGVPGSMPNASWTGNLRAIKWIDMEDKHGGCHGRYVRGICIYGNGDLKWLIDSPSLFANKFELTTYPLTVECLELRLRERTLNQSETVIQPSWYF